In Tachysurus vachellii isolate PV-2020 chromosome 10, HZAU_Pvac_v1, whole genome shotgun sequence, the following proteins share a genomic window:
- the ctbp2a gene encoding C-terminal-binding protein 2a isoform X6, with translation MGGMWRQQFPGIRPQIMNGPMHPRPLVALLDGRDCTVEMPILKDLATVAFCDAQSTQEIHEKVLNEAVGAMMYHTITLTREDLEKFKALRIIIRIGSGYDNIDIKAAGEMGIAVCNIPSAAVEETADSTLCHILNLYRRNTWLYQALREGSRFQSIEQIRELASGAARIRGETLGLIGFGRTGQAVAVRAKAFGFNVIFYDPYLQDGLERSLGVQRVYTLQDLLYQSDCVSLHCNLNEHNHHLINDFTIKQMRQGAFLVNCARGGLVDEKALAQALKEGRIRGAALDVHESEPFSFTQGPLKDAPNLICTPHTAWYSEQASLEMREAAATEIRRAITGRIPDSLRNCVNKEYFIATAPWGAVEQQVHPELNGGYSPTTSFTQQSGPTVTSHISWWPARQNVYLNPTSRHAQGPVGMSS, from the exons ATGGGAGGAATGTGGAGGCAGCAGTTTCCAG gtaTAAGGCCACAAATCATGAACGGACCGATGCATCCACGGCCGCTGGTTGCTCTGCTGGATGGGAGGGACTGTACGGTGGAAATGCCGATCCTTAAAGATTTGGCAACCGTGGCCTTCTGTGATGCTCAGTCCACGCAGGAGATCCATGAGAAG gTACTAAATGAGGCAGTAGGAGCAATGATGTACCACACCATCACACTCACCAGAGAGGAcctggagaagtttaaagcctTGCGCATCATTATCCGCATTGGCAGCGGCTACGATAACATTGATATTAAAGCTGCTGGAGAAATGG gaATTGCAGTGTGTAATATCCCGTCTGCAGCTGTAGAGGAGACGGCGGACTCTACCCTCTGTCACATCCTGAACCTTTACCGGAGAAACACCTGGCTGTACCAGGCTCTCCGGGAAGGCTCGCGGTTCCAGAGCATAGAGCAGATCAGGGAGCTGGCATCAGGAGCAGCTCGCATACGGGGAGAGACGCTCGGACTCATAGGTTTTG GCCGAACGGGTCAGGCAGTAGCGGTTCGGGCAAAAGCATTTGGCTTCAACGTGATATTTTACGACCCGTATCTGCAGGATGGATTAGAACGCTCACTGGGTGTCCAGAGAGTCTACACCCTCCAGGACCTGCTGTACCAAAGTGACTGTGTGTCTCTGCATTGCAATCTAAATGAACACAATCACCACTTGATCAATGACTTTACCATCAAGCAG ATGCGTCAGGGTGCATTTCTGGTGAACTGTGCACGTGGGGGTCTGGTGGATGAGAAAGCTCTGGCTCAGGCCCTGAAGGAAGGAAGAATCCGGGGAGCTGCTCTGGATGTTCACGAATCAGAACCATTCAG tTTTACCCAAGGTCCACTAAAAGATGCTCCCAATCTGATCTGCACACCTCATACAGCCTGGTACAGTGAGCAGGCCTCGCTGGAGATGCGAGAGGCGGCTGCCACTGAGATAAGAAGAGCCATCACGG gtcGTATTCCAGACAGCCTTAGAAACTGTGTCAACAAAGAGTACTTTATTGCCACTGCACCGTGGGGAGCAGTGGAGCAGCAGGTGCATCCAGAGCTCAACGGTGGATATAG tCCGACTACTTCTTTCACTCAGCAGAGTGGCCCAACCGTTACCAGCCATATCTCCTGGTGGCCTGCAAGACAAAATGTATACCTAAACCCAACCAG TAGACATGCCCAAGGTCCGGTGGGGATGTCTTCTTGA
- the ctbp2a gene encoding C-terminal-binding protein 2a isoform X1 yields MLVSSKQLPIGRSQSWDVLGGNEGQWERSENMYEQQNRTTDRRNSFGGDAGGLYGPPTSVRPSDMDMKLEPYHYQVSLYNHNYVDRPDLCSMRKNSVPELNSHYDRPPMTHRSSLTPLDPYQRDPSVFSRTPEGFFREEQLPINRSASHYGMIGATQPLWNQTQSGRSSVPAMIPAPPPPPPTRIYQEPSLPGPPPTTPVAKMMPEGQHIASRVPSPACYATESTTSQYGAKAPSSFLGNSVYSDLNGRPVDTSQPAATCLVIDPSSQGMVMRQESPSPCVIGQQQQAQQQKQEPAQQMLHQQMQQVHSFHQSQQFLPVQQEQHIQNPQQIQPVQQQQTQPIQQMQQMPLMQQTQPAQSVQQRQPVAPPNPVYDPNLSLPASASMTSVTDAIPIQGRPQLPTQPAPPPTSPQNSLATVDPMKTTDPEFLTFLRNEGLSERTITSLLQQGFDSPAMLAVLEQNDIHSVAPNLGQARVLSRVAVSCKRPLDIPQNQTAPVRGRSNSFSHRNDIYMHQQSPMTPSMDSQYMQPPLSPVQNIFPRMAEVMGRRPSSAPSQQLLEASAYPITRTPGSFNNVVSPHQPRSLSAYSTQAGLPMSSLTAVSQQVPLSSHISGVQPQILGLQQQMQPPIHGMPQQTPAQQAPKAYSTNYTVPMELLKRDRSLSNPHPNPHILRKTGATPHDRALVPVGAAIQTACLANQRLSRRTGPPVIVSTMASPDTSIRPQIMNGPMHPRPLVALLDGRDCTVEMPILKDLATVAFCDAQSTQEIHEKVLNEAVGAMMYHTITLTREDLEKFKALRIIIRIGSGYDNIDIKAAGEMGIAVCNIPSAAVEETADSTLCHILNLYRRNTWLYQALREGSRFQSIEQIRELASGAARIRGETLGLIGFGRTGQAVAVRAKAFGFNVIFYDPYLQDGLERSLGVQRVYTLQDLLYQSDCVSLHCNLNEHNHHLINDFTIKQMRQGAFLVNCARGGLVDEKALAQALKEGRIRGAALDVHESEPFSFTQGPLKDAPNLICTPHTAWYSEQASLEMREAAATEIRRAITGRIPDSLRNCVNKEYFIATAPWGAVEQQVHPELNGGYSPTTSFTQQSGPTVTSHISWWPARQNVYLNPTSRHAQGPVGMSS; encoded by the exons ATGTTGGTCTCTAGCAAGCAGTTGCCGATTGGCCGTTCCCAGAGCTGGGATGTGCTGGGTGGTAATGAAGGTCAGTGGGAACGCAGCGAGAATATGTATGAGCAGCAGAACAGGACAACTGACCGACGGAACTCCTTTGGAGGGGATGCTGGGGGTTTGTATGGACCACCTACTAGTGTGCGCCCATCTGACATGGATATGAAACTGGAGCCGTACCATTACCAGGTGTCACTGTATAATCATAATTATGTGGATCGACCAGATCTCTGCAGCATGAGGAAGAATTCTGTTCCTGAGTTGAACAGTCATTATGACCGTCCACCTATGACCCATCGTAGTTCTCTAACTCCACTGGATCCTTACCAGCGAGATCCTTCAGTGTTTTCCAGGACACCTGAAGGCTTCTTTCGTGAAGAACAATTGCCCATTAACCGGTCAGCTTCTCATTACGGTATGATTGGAGCAACTCAACCACTTTGGAATCAGACCCAATCTGGGAGGTCTAGTGTGCCTGCAATGATTCCAGCACCACCTCCTCCACCCCCTACCCGCATTTACCAGGAACCAAGCCTCCCTGGCCCTCCACCTACCACACCAGTAGCCAAAATGATGCCAGAAGGCCAGCACATAGCAAGCCGTGTACCATCTCCTGCTTGCTATGCCACTGAATCAACTACTTCTCAATATGGGGCTAAGGCACCTTCCTCTTTTCTTGGAAATTCAGTGTACAGTGATCTTAATGGGCGACCTGTGGATACAAGTCAGCCTGCAGCCACCTGCCTAGTTATAGATCCATCTTCTCAAGGTATGGTTATGCGGCAGGAAAGCCCTTCACCATGTGTTATAGGACAGCAGCAACAGGcccaacaacaaaaacaggaacCAGCTCAGCAAATGTTACACCAGCAGATGCAACAAGTTCACTCATTCCACCAATCACAGCAGTTTCTGCCAGTTCAGCAAGAGCAGCACATTCAAAACCCACAGCAAATACAGCCAGTTCAACAACAGCAAACACAACCAATCCAGCAAATGCAACAAATGCCACTTATGCAACAAACACAGCCTGCACAGTCTGTTCAGCAGAGGCAACCTGTGGCACCACCAAATCCTGTGTATGATCCTAACCTTTCCTTGCCAGCTTCTGCCTCAATGACTTCAGTCACAGATGCAATCCCTATTCAGGGTCGTCCTCAGCTTCCCACTCAACCTGCTCCTCCTCCTACGTCACCTCAAAACTCACTGGCTACTGTGGACCCCATGAAGACAACTGACCCAGAGTTTCTGACATTTCTACGCAACGAAGGTTTGTCTGAGAGAACTATAACCTCTCTACTACAGCAGGGTTTTGATTCCCCTGCAATGTTAGCTGTTCTGGAACAAAATGATATTCACTCTGTTGCACCCAACTTGGGGCAGGCACGTGTTCTCTCTCGTGTGGCGGTCAGCTGTAAGCGTCCTCTGGACATCCCTCAGAACCAGACTGCTCCAGTCCGAGGACGTTCCAACAGTTTCAGCCATCGCAATGACATATACATGCACCAGCAATCACCTATGACACCAAGTATGGACTCTCAGTATATGCAGCCACCCTTGTCCCCAGTCCAGAACATCTTTCCCAGGATGGCTGAAGTCATGGGCCGCAGACCTAGTAGTGCTCCATCCCAGCAACTTCTAGAGGCTAGTGCATACCCTATAACAAGGACACCAGGGTCTTTCAATAATGTGGTGTCGCCTCATCAACCTCGTTCACTGTCTGCTTACAGTACTCAGGCTGGCCTACCTATGTCGTCTTTGACAGCAGTGTCCCAGCAAGTTCCACTTTCATCACACATATCTGGAGTACAACCACAAATCCTTGGTTTGCAACAACAAATGCAACCCCCTATCCATGGGATGCCACAACAAACACCAGCACAGCAAGCCCCCAAAGCATACTCCACTAACTACACTGTGCCCATGGAGCTGTTGAAGAGGGATCGAAGCCTGTCCAATCCACATCCAAACCCCCATATACTGCGGAAGACTGGGGCAACACCTCATGACCGTGCCCTGGTGCCTGTAGGCGCTGCAATACAGACTGCTTGCCTTGCAAATCAAAGGCTCTCACGACGCACTGGACCCCCTGTAATTGTCTCCACCATGGCATCACCTGATACAA gtaTAAGGCCACAAATCATGAACGGACCGATGCATCCACGGCCGCTGGTTGCTCTGCTGGATGGGAGGGACTGTACGGTGGAAATGCCGATCCTTAAAGATTTGGCAACCGTGGCCTTCTGTGATGCTCAGTCCACGCAGGAGATCCATGAGAAG gTACTAAATGAGGCAGTAGGAGCAATGATGTACCACACCATCACACTCACCAGAGAGGAcctggagaagtttaaagcctTGCGCATCATTATCCGCATTGGCAGCGGCTACGATAACATTGATATTAAAGCTGCTGGAGAAATGG gaATTGCAGTGTGTAATATCCCGTCTGCAGCTGTAGAGGAGACGGCGGACTCTACCCTCTGTCACATCCTGAACCTTTACCGGAGAAACACCTGGCTGTACCAGGCTCTCCGGGAAGGCTCGCGGTTCCAGAGCATAGAGCAGATCAGGGAGCTGGCATCAGGAGCAGCTCGCATACGGGGAGAGACGCTCGGACTCATAGGTTTTG GCCGAACGGGTCAGGCAGTAGCGGTTCGGGCAAAAGCATTTGGCTTCAACGTGATATTTTACGACCCGTATCTGCAGGATGGATTAGAACGCTCACTGGGTGTCCAGAGAGTCTACACCCTCCAGGACCTGCTGTACCAAAGTGACTGTGTGTCTCTGCATTGCAATCTAAATGAACACAATCACCACTTGATCAATGACTTTACCATCAAGCAG ATGCGTCAGGGTGCATTTCTGGTGAACTGTGCACGTGGGGGTCTGGTGGATGAGAAAGCTCTGGCTCAGGCCCTGAAGGAAGGAAGAATCCGGGGAGCTGCTCTGGATGTTCACGAATCAGAACCATTCAG tTTTACCCAAGGTCCACTAAAAGATGCTCCCAATCTGATCTGCACACCTCATACAGCCTGGTACAGTGAGCAGGCCTCGCTGGAGATGCGAGAGGCGGCTGCCACTGAGATAAGAAGAGCCATCACGG gtcGTATTCCAGACAGCCTTAGAAACTGTGTCAACAAAGAGTACTTTATTGCCACTGCACCGTGGGGAGCAGTGGAGCAGCAGGTGCATCCAGAGCTCAACGGTGGATATAG tCCGACTACTTCTTTCACTCAGCAGAGTGGCCCAACCGTTACCAGCCATATCTCCTGGTGGCCTGCAAGACAAAATGTATACCTAAACCCAACCAG TAGACATGCCCAAGGTCCGGTGGGGATGTCTTCTTGA
- the ctbp2a gene encoding C-terminal-binding protein 2a isoform X2, with protein MLVSSKQLPIGRSQSWDVLGGNEGQWERSENMYEQQNRTTDRRNSFGGDAGGLYGPPTSVRPSDMDMKLEPYHYQVSLYNHNYVDRPDLCSMRKNSVPELNSHYDRPPMTHRSSLTPLDPYQRDPSVFSRTPEGFFREEQLPINRSASHYGMIGATQPLWNQTQSGRSSVPAMIPAPPPPPPTRIYQEPSLPGPPPTTPVAKMMPEGQHIASRVPSPACYATESTTSQYGAKAPSSFLGNSVYSDLNGRPVDTSQPAATCLVIDPSSQGMVMRQESPSPCVIGQQQQAQQQKQEPAQQMLHQQMQQVHSFHQSQQFLPVQQEQHIQNPQQIQPVQQQQTQPIQQMQQMPLMQQTQPAQSVQQRQPVAPPNPVYDPNLSLPASASMTSVTDAIPIQGRPQLPTQPAPPPTSPQNSLATVDPMKTTDPEFLTFLRNEGLSERTITSLLQQGFDSPAMLAVLEQNDIHSVAPNLGQARVLSRVAVSCKRPLDIPQNQTAPVRGRSNSFSHRNDIYMHQQSPMTPSMDSQYMQPPLSPVQNIFPRMAEVMGRRPSSAPSQQLLEASAYPITRTPGSFNNVVSPHQPRSLSAYSTQAGLPMSSLTAVSQQVPLSSHISGVQPQILGLQQQMQPPIHGMPQQTPAQQAPKAYSTNYTVPMELLKRDRSLSNPHPNPHILRKTGATPHDRALVPVGAAIQTACLANQRLSRRTGPPVIVSTMASPDTSIRPQIMNGPMHPRPLVALLDGRDCTVEMPILKDLATVAFCDAQSTQEIHEKVLNEAVGAMMYHTITLTREDLEKFKALRIIIRIGSGYDNIDIKAAGEMGIAVCNIPSAAVEETADSTLCHILNLYRRNTWLYQALREGSRFQSIEQIRELASGAARIRGETLGLIGFGRTGQAVAVRAKAFGFNVIFYDPYLQDGLERSLGVQRVYTLQDLLYQSDCVSLHCNLNEHNHHLINDFTIKQMRQGAFLVNCARGGLVDEKALAQALKEGRIRGAALDVHESEPFSFTQGPLKDAPNLICTPHTAWYSEQASLEMREAAATEIRRAITGRIPDSLRNCVNKEYFIATAPWGAVEQQVHPELNGGYSPTTSFTQQSGPTVTSHISWWPARQNVYLNPTRHAQGPVGMSS; from the exons ATGTTGGTCTCTAGCAAGCAGTTGCCGATTGGCCGTTCCCAGAGCTGGGATGTGCTGGGTGGTAATGAAGGTCAGTGGGAACGCAGCGAGAATATGTATGAGCAGCAGAACAGGACAACTGACCGACGGAACTCCTTTGGAGGGGATGCTGGGGGTTTGTATGGACCACCTACTAGTGTGCGCCCATCTGACATGGATATGAAACTGGAGCCGTACCATTACCAGGTGTCACTGTATAATCATAATTATGTGGATCGACCAGATCTCTGCAGCATGAGGAAGAATTCTGTTCCTGAGTTGAACAGTCATTATGACCGTCCACCTATGACCCATCGTAGTTCTCTAACTCCACTGGATCCTTACCAGCGAGATCCTTCAGTGTTTTCCAGGACACCTGAAGGCTTCTTTCGTGAAGAACAATTGCCCATTAACCGGTCAGCTTCTCATTACGGTATGATTGGAGCAACTCAACCACTTTGGAATCAGACCCAATCTGGGAGGTCTAGTGTGCCTGCAATGATTCCAGCACCACCTCCTCCACCCCCTACCCGCATTTACCAGGAACCAAGCCTCCCTGGCCCTCCACCTACCACACCAGTAGCCAAAATGATGCCAGAAGGCCAGCACATAGCAAGCCGTGTACCATCTCCTGCTTGCTATGCCACTGAATCAACTACTTCTCAATATGGGGCTAAGGCACCTTCCTCTTTTCTTGGAAATTCAGTGTACAGTGATCTTAATGGGCGACCTGTGGATACAAGTCAGCCTGCAGCCACCTGCCTAGTTATAGATCCATCTTCTCAAGGTATGGTTATGCGGCAGGAAAGCCCTTCACCATGTGTTATAGGACAGCAGCAACAGGcccaacaacaaaaacaggaacCAGCTCAGCAAATGTTACACCAGCAGATGCAACAAGTTCACTCATTCCACCAATCACAGCAGTTTCTGCCAGTTCAGCAAGAGCAGCACATTCAAAACCCACAGCAAATACAGCCAGTTCAACAACAGCAAACACAACCAATCCAGCAAATGCAACAAATGCCACTTATGCAACAAACACAGCCTGCACAGTCTGTTCAGCAGAGGCAACCTGTGGCACCACCAAATCCTGTGTATGATCCTAACCTTTCCTTGCCAGCTTCTGCCTCAATGACTTCAGTCACAGATGCAATCCCTATTCAGGGTCGTCCTCAGCTTCCCACTCAACCTGCTCCTCCTCCTACGTCACCTCAAAACTCACTGGCTACTGTGGACCCCATGAAGACAACTGACCCAGAGTTTCTGACATTTCTACGCAACGAAGGTTTGTCTGAGAGAACTATAACCTCTCTACTACAGCAGGGTTTTGATTCCCCTGCAATGTTAGCTGTTCTGGAACAAAATGATATTCACTCTGTTGCACCCAACTTGGGGCAGGCACGTGTTCTCTCTCGTGTGGCGGTCAGCTGTAAGCGTCCTCTGGACATCCCTCAGAACCAGACTGCTCCAGTCCGAGGACGTTCCAACAGTTTCAGCCATCGCAATGACATATACATGCACCAGCAATCACCTATGACACCAAGTATGGACTCTCAGTATATGCAGCCACCCTTGTCCCCAGTCCAGAACATCTTTCCCAGGATGGCTGAAGTCATGGGCCGCAGACCTAGTAGTGCTCCATCCCAGCAACTTCTAGAGGCTAGTGCATACCCTATAACAAGGACACCAGGGTCTTTCAATAATGTGGTGTCGCCTCATCAACCTCGTTCACTGTCTGCTTACAGTACTCAGGCTGGCCTACCTATGTCGTCTTTGACAGCAGTGTCCCAGCAAGTTCCACTTTCATCACACATATCTGGAGTACAACCACAAATCCTTGGTTTGCAACAACAAATGCAACCCCCTATCCATGGGATGCCACAACAAACACCAGCACAGCAAGCCCCCAAAGCATACTCCACTAACTACACTGTGCCCATGGAGCTGTTGAAGAGGGATCGAAGCCTGTCCAATCCACATCCAAACCCCCATATACTGCGGAAGACTGGGGCAACACCTCATGACCGTGCCCTGGTGCCTGTAGGCGCTGCAATACAGACTGCTTGCCTTGCAAATCAAAGGCTCTCACGACGCACTGGACCCCCTGTAATTGTCTCCACCATGGCATCACCTGATACAA gtaTAAGGCCACAAATCATGAACGGACCGATGCATCCACGGCCGCTGGTTGCTCTGCTGGATGGGAGGGACTGTACGGTGGAAATGCCGATCCTTAAAGATTTGGCAACCGTGGCCTTCTGTGATGCTCAGTCCACGCAGGAGATCCATGAGAAG gTACTAAATGAGGCAGTAGGAGCAATGATGTACCACACCATCACACTCACCAGAGAGGAcctggagaagtttaaagcctTGCGCATCATTATCCGCATTGGCAGCGGCTACGATAACATTGATATTAAAGCTGCTGGAGAAATGG gaATTGCAGTGTGTAATATCCCGTCTGCAGCTGTAGAGGAGACGGCGGACTCTACCCTCTGTCACATCCTGAACCTTTACCGGAGAAACACCTGGCTGTACCAGGCTCTCCGGGAAGGCTCGCGGTTCCAGAGCATAGAGCAGATCAGGGAGCTGGCATCAGGAGCAGCTCGCATACGGGGAGAGACGCTCGGACTCATAGGTTTTG GCCGAACGGGTCAGGCAGTAGCGGTTCGGGCAAAAGCATTTGGCTTCAACGTGATATTTTACGACCCGTATCTGCAGGATGGATTAGAACGCTCACTGGGTGTCCAGAGAGTCTACACCCTCCAGGACCTGCTGTACCAAAGTGACTGTGTGTCTCTGCATTGCAATCTAAATGAACACAATCACCACTTGATCAATGACTTTACCATCAAGCAG ATGCGTCAGGGTGCATTTCTGGTGAACTGTGCACGTGGGGGTCTGGTGGATGAGAAAGCTCTGGCTCAGGCCCTGAAGGAAGGAAGAATCCGGGGAGCTGCTCTGGATGTTCACGAATCAGAACCATTCAG tTTTACCCAAGGTCCACTAAAAGATGCTCCCAATCTGATCTGCACACCTCATACAGCCTGGTACAGTGAGCAGGCCTCGCTGGAGATGCGAGAGGCGGCTGCCACTGAGATAAGAAGAGCCATCACGG gtcGTATTCCAGACAGCCTTAGAAACTGTGTCAACAAAGAGTACTTTATTGCCACTGCACCGTGGGGAGCAGTGGAGCAGCAGGTGCATCCAGAGCTCAACGGTGGATATAG tCCGACTACTTCTTTCACTCAGCAGAGTGGCCCAACCGTTACCAGCCATATCTCCTGGTGGCCTGCAAGACAAAATGTATACCTAAACCCAACCAG ACATGCCCAAGGTCCGGTGGGGATGTCTTCTTGA
- the ctbp2a gene encoding C-terminal-binding protein 2a isoform X5 produces the protein MALLDKHIVKRQRLDRICEGIRPQIMNGPMHPRPLVALLDGRDCTVEMPILKDLATVAFCDAQSTQEIHEKVLNEAVGAMMYHTITLTREDLEKFKALRIIIRIGSGYDNIDIKAAGEMGIAVCNIPSAAVEETADSTLCHILNLYRRNTWLYQALREGSRFQSIEQIRELASGAARIRGETLGLIGFGRTGQAVAVRAKAFGFNVIFYDPYLQDGLERSLGVQRVYTLQDLLYQSDCVSLHCNLNEHNHHLINDFTIKQMRQGAFLVNCARGGLVDEKALAQALKEGRIRGAALDVHESEPFSFTQGPLKDAPNLICTPHTAWYSEQASLEMREAAATEIRRAITGRIPDSLRNCVNKEYFIATAPWGAVEQQVHPELNGGYSPTTSFTQQSGPTVTSHISWWPARQNVYLNPTSRHAQGPVGMSS, from the exons gtaTAAGGCCACAAATCATGAACGGACCGATGCATCCACGGCCGCTGGTTGCTCTGCTGGATGGGAGGGACTGTACGGTGGAAATGCCGATCCTTAAAGATTTGGCAACCGTGGCCTTCTGTGATGCTCAGTCCACGCAGGAGATCCATGAGAAG gTACTAAATGAGGCAGTAGGAGCAATGATGTACCACACCATCACACTCACCAGAGAGGAcctggagaagtttaaagcctTGCGCATCATTATCCGCATTGGCAGCGGCTACGATAACATTGATATTAAAGCTGCTGGAGAAATGG gaATTGCAGTGTGTAATATCCCGTCTGCAGCTGTAGAGGAGACGGCGGACTCTACCCTCTGTCACATCCTGAACCTTTACCGGAGAAACACCTGGCTGTACCAGGCTCTCCGGGAAGGCTCGCGGTTCCAGAGCATAGAGCAGATCAGGGAGCTGGCATCAGGAGCAGCTCGCATACGGGGAGAGACGCTCGGACTCATAGGTTTTG GCCGAACGGGTCAGGCAGTAGCGGTTCGGGCAAAAGCATTTGGCTTCAACGTGATATTTTACGACCCGTATCTGCAGGATGGATTAGAACGCTCACTGGGTGTCCAGAGAGTCTACACCCTCCAGGACCTGCTGTACCAAAGTGACTGTGTGTCTCTGCATTGCAATCTAAATGAACACAATCACCACTTGATCAATGACTTTACCATCAAGCAG ATGCGTCAGGGTGCATTTCTGGTGAACTGTGCACGTGGGGGTCTGGTGGATGAGAAAGCTCTGGCTCAGGCCCTGAAGGAAGGAAGAATCCGGGGAGCTGCTCTGGATGTTCACGAATCAGAACCATTCAG tTTTACCCAAGGTCCACTAAAAGATGCTCCCAATCTGATCTGCACACCTCATACAGCCTGGTACAGTGAGCAGGCCTCGCTGGAGATGCGAGAGGCGGCTGCCACTGAGATAAGAAGAGCCATCACGG gtcGTATTCCAGACAGCCTTAGAAACTGTGTCAACAAAGAGTACTTTATTGCCACTGCACCGTGGGGAGCAGTGGAGCAGCAGGTGCATCCAGAGCTCAACGGTGGATATAG tCCGACTACTTCTTTCACTCAGCAGAGTGGCCCAACCGTTACCAGCCATATCTCCTGGTGGCCTGCAAGACAAAATGTATACCTAAACCCAACCAG TAGACATGCCCAAGGTCCGGTGGGGATGTCTTCTTGA